In Syntrophales bacterium, the following proteins share a genomic window:
- a CDS encoding D-glycerate dehydrogenase translates to MNKPRVFVTRLIPEAGLTMVRNACDAEIWPGDMPPPRNILLEKVRGTVGILPLLTDRIDGEVMDAAGNQLKIISNYAVGFDNIDIQAATDRGILVGNTPGVLTETTADLAFALLMAAARRLGEGIDYIRTDKWKTFKPMELLGRDIHHATLGIVGMGRIGFEVARRARGFDMDVIYYDHRRTEKGETVGARMCRTLDELFEQADFISLHVPLTPETHPLIDSAALAKMKDTAILINTSRGPVVNSDALYEALSSKKIAYAALDVTDPEPLPSDHKLMTLPNCLVIPHVGSATIATRSRMAVMAAENLLAGIRGQVPDHLVNPDVLAHRR, encoded by the coding sequence ATGAACAAGCCAAGGGTATTCGTAACCCGGCTAATACCGGAAGCAGGCTTAACTATGGTAAGAAATGCCTGTGACGCCGAAATATGGCCTGGGGATATGCCTCCGCCTCGTAATATTCTGTTAGAAAAGGTTCGTGGTACGGTGGGAATTTTACCGCTCCTAACGGACAGAATTGACGGAGAAGTCATGGACGCGGCGGGAAACCAGCTTAAAATCATCAGTAATTATGCTGTCGGGTTTGACAACATCGACATTCAGGCAGCAACTGATCGGGGCATTCTCGTGGGAAATACACCCGGTGTCCTGACGGAAACAACTGCCGATCTCGCTTTTGCATTACTGATGGCCGCTGCCAGACGTCTCGGTGAAGGAATCGATTACATTCGAACTGACAAGTGGAAAACGTTCAAACCGATGGAGCTTTTGGGGAGGGATATTCATCACGCTACTCTGGGAATCGTTGGTATGGGACGAATCGGATTTGAAGTGGCACGGCGGGCAAGAGGATTTGACATGGACGTCATCTATTACGATCACCGCAGGACCGAAAAGGGAGAAACGGTCGGTGCGAGGATGTGCCGTACACTCGATGAATTGTTTGAACAGGCGGATTTTATAAGCCTCCACGTTCCCCTTACTCCGGAAACACATCCCTTAATTGATAGCGCTGCTCTCGCCAAGATGAAAGATACGGCGATCCTCATTAACACGTCCCGCGGTCCCGTTGTTAATTCCGATGCCCTCTATGAAGCACTAAGCTCAAAAAAAATCGCTTATGCTGCCCTGGATGTTACCGATCCGGAACCGCTGCCGTCCGATCACAAGCTCATGACTCTTCCAAACTGTCTGGTTATTCCGCATGTCGGAAGCGCAACTATAGCGACACGAAGCAGGATGGCCGTCATGGCGGCTGAAAATCTTTTGGCAGGCATAAGAGGGCAGGTACCGGATCACCTGGTTAATCCGGACGTACTTGCACACCGCCGTTAG
- a CDS encoding 2-dehydropantoate 2-reductase, which yields MKIAIVGIGGVGGYFGGKLARQYDSKDDHQIFFVVRGPHLEKIKESGLEVTTQEEGTFVARPAYTTDNPEELGPVDVIILCVKGYGLDAAARIMANNIHDDTVIITLLNGVDNAERLKAIFNKGSVLNGCVYISSRIVSPGKIQQVAGPRTLIFGPENGSIEPYKKIESVLKNAGIKATLSSNIKTDVWTKFVFMDSLAGITSMTGKPFGGIMEDPDNVKMVEGLMREVESLAKAHNVFLPDDVVRKSLALARNFPYETKSSLQLDFEKRKQSEIETFTGYVVKSGTRLNIKTPFHDEAYAVLQHKQKG from the coding sequence ATGAAAATTGCAATCGTAGGAATCGGCGGCGTTGGCGGTTATTTCGGCGGCAAGCTGGCCCGGCAATACGACTCAAAAGATGATCATCAAATCTTCTTCGTCGTCCGGGGACCGCATTTAGAAAAAATCAAGGAAAGCGGGCTTGAGGTTACGACACAGGAAGAAGGCACGTTTGTTGCCAGACCCGCATATACCACAGACAATCCCGAAGAACTGGGTCCCGTGGATGTGATTATCCTTTGCGTCAAGGGCTACGGTCTTGACGCTGCTGCTCGAATCATGGCAAACAATATCCATGATGATACTGTCATCATCACTCTCCTAAATGGTGTGGATAATGCGGAACGATTGAAAGCGATTTTCAATAAAGGAAGTGTTTTAAACGGATGCGTTTATATAAGTTCACGCATCGTTTCACCGGGCAAGATTCAACAGGTAGCCGGCCCCCGCACACTGATTTTCGGTCCCGAAAACGGTTCAATCGAACCGTATAAAAAGATTGAGTCAGTCCTGAAAAATGCCGGGATAAAGGCCACGCTCTCATCAAATATCAAAACAGACGTCTGGACAAAATTTGTGTTCATGGATTCTCTTGCGGGAATAACTTCGATGACAGGAAAACCCTTCGGCGGAATAATGGAAGATCCAGACAATGTGAAGATGGTTGAAGGATTGATGCGGGAAGTAGAATCACTGGCGAAGGCACACAACGTCTTTCTCCCCGATGACGTTGTCCGGAAATCACTTGCCCTGGCTCGTAATTTCCCCTACGAAACGAAATCCTCGCTGCAACTCGACTTTGAAAAGAGGAAACAATCAGAGATCGAAACATTCACGGGATATGTTGTCAAAAGCGGTACCCGATTGAACATCAAAACGCCGTTTCACGATGAAGCATATGCCGTTCTACAACACAAACAGAAGGGATGA
- a CDS encoding ATP-binding protein encodes MKRDIYKKLLEWKTSQRRKPLLLRGARQVGKTYILQEFGKKEYDSTAYLNFEEDPAINDFFQQKLDSNQIISNLSLHLNQEIKPGKCLIIFDEIQASNNALNALKYFSEQAQEYHIAAAGSLIGITLSKPRSFPVGKVSFLDMYPMTFLEFLDAVGKSGLRQLIEMKFEFSPFPLPFHNELLDLLGRYFFVGGMPEAVRLFVESGNWNDVRKIQKDIIASYLLDFSKHAITSDIPKLGMIWDSIPTHLAKENKKFVFTAIRKSARGREYESALEWLENAGLIYKSYQVTTAKNPLKEYMNRTNFKVFVLDVGILGAMVNLSPQLLAGKDRLFNEFKGAFVENYVAQQLRSEKMVDLYYWTSEGKKAEIDFLCESASQIYPLEAKAGINPKSKSLISFDKQFNPTVLSRTTLLNLRHDGRICNYPLYAITLFPELFEEK; translated from the coding sequence ATGAAGCGAGATATTTACAAAAAATTGCTTGAGTGGAAAACATCCCAAAGACGAAAACCTTTGCTTTTAAGAGGCGCTCGTCAGGTTGGAAAAACGTACATCCTGCAAGAGTTTGGAAAAAAAGAGTATGATAGCACTGCCTACTTAAACTTCGAAGAAGATCCCGCAATCAATGATTTCTTCCAACAAAAACTTGATTCAAACCAGATAATCTCTAACCTGTCTCTTCATCTGAATCAGGAAATAAAGCCGGGAAAGTGCCTGATTATCTTTGACGAAATTCAAGCCTCGAATAACGCCTTAAATGCATTGAAGTATTTCAGTGAACAGGCGCAGGAGTACCACATTGCCGCTGCAGGTTCACTGATCGGCATAACCCTGTCCAAACCTCGATCGTTTCCGGTTGGAAAAGTTAGTTTTCTTGATATGTATCCGATGACATTCCTTGAGTTCCTGGATGCCGTCGGGAAATCGGGTCTCCGGCAGTTAATAGAAATGAAATTTGAATTTTCTCCGTTTCCTCTGCCATTCCATAACGAATTACTTGATTTGCTGGGCAGGTATTTTTTTGTCGGCGGGATGCCGGAAGCAGTCAGGCTTTTTGTTGAATCAGGTAATTGGAATGACGTACGGAAAATTCAGAAAGATATTATTGCTTCATATTTGCTTGATTTCTCCAAGCATGCAATCACATCGGACATTCCAAAACTGGGAATGATATGGGATTCTATACCAACTCACCTGGCAAAGGAAAACAAAAAATTTGTTTTTACGGCAATCCGAAAAAGCGCCCGGGGCAGAGAGTATGAAAGCGCTCTTGAGTGGCTGGAAAATGCCGGTTTAATATACAAGTCATATCAAGTTACAACGGCGAAGAATCCGTTAAAAGAATATATGAATAGAACTAATTTCAAGGTCTTTGTCCTTGATGTCGGCATTTTGGGTGCGATGGTCAATTTATCCCCCCAATTACTTGCCGGCAAGGATCGTTTGTTCAACGAATTCAAAGGCGCCTTCGTGGAAAATTATGTGGCCCAGCAATTGCGCTCAGAAAAAATGGTGGATTTATATTATTGGACAAGTGAGGGGAAAAAAGCTGAAATAGATTTTCTTTGCGAATCTGCTTCTCAGATTTATCCACTTGAAGCTAAAGCAGGTATTAATCCGAAAAGTAAAAGCCTCATCTCGTTCGACAAACAATTTAATCCCACTGTATTGTCACGAACAACTCTTTTAAACCTTCGTCATGACGGTAGAATTTGTAATTACCCCCTGTATGCCATTACCCTGTTCCCGGAATTATTCGAAGAGAAGTAG
- a CDS encoding DUF2283 domain-containing protein, whose translation MKVYYDEEVDALYLQLGDEKPDGVIEIAEGLNIDTTTDGKLAGIEILKASEKRIFTDG comes from the coding sequence ATGAAAGTATATTATGATGAAGAAGTAGATGCTCTGTACCTCCAGCTTGGTGATGAAAAACCAGATGGGGTTATTGAAATCGCAGAAGGTCTAAATATTGATACTACTACTGATGGAAAACTTGCCGGCATTGAAATACTCAAAGCATCAGAAAAACGGATATTCACTGATGGATGA
- a CDS encoding IS4 family transposase, protein MNSGKTIFSQLMEFLPIHEFRKCVARYNGNYKVKSFSCWDQFLCMAFAQLTYRESLRDIQACLRGTRHKLYHMGIRGNVSRNTLANANKVRDWRIYSDFAQVLIGNARRLYSNESFGLELDQTVYALDSTTIDLCLSLFPWAIFRKRKGAVKMHTLLDLRGSIPTVVIITHGRVHDVNILDQLIIEAGAMYIMDRGYLDFARLFMIHQTSGFFVIRAKRNFNFRRLYSHTIDKSTGIQCDQTIVPQNFYAQKNYPEKLRRIRYLDVNTNKRLVFLTNNFTLPAKTIADLYKCRWQVELFFKWIKQHLRIKAFYGTSENAIKTQIWIAISIYVLVAIIKKELKLDQSLYTILQVLSVTLFEKEPILQVLMNNDYINPNPVPSNQLNLFE, encoded by the coding sequence ATGAACTCAGGAAAAACAATATTTTCGCAACTAATGGAATTCCTCCCCATCCACGAATTTCGCAAATGCGTCGCACGATACAACGGCAATTACAAAGTAAAAAGCTTCTCTTGCTGGGACCAGTTTCTCTGCATGGCCTTTGCTCAACTCACTTACCGAGAAAGTCTGAGGGATATCCAGGCATGTCTCAGAGGAACGAGACACAAGCTCTACCATATGGGCATCCGTGGGAACGTCTCCCGCAATACCCTGGCCAATGCCAACAAGGTCAGAGACTGGCGAATCTACTCCGACTTCGCCCAGGTGCTCATCGGAAATGCCAGAAGACTGTACTCCAACGAAAGCTTCGGTTTGGAGCTGGATCAGACAGTCTACGCCCTGGATTCTACTACGATCGATCTGTGTCTTTCCCTGTTTCCGTGGGCAATATTCCGCAAGAGAAAGGGAGCAGTCAAGATGCATACTCTCCTGGATCTGCGGGGCAGTATTCCCACCGTGGTTATCATTACTCACGGACGCGTTCACGATGTCAATATCCTCGATCAGCTCATAATCGAAGCCGGCGCCATGTATATTATGGATCGCGGCTATCTCGACTTCGCTCGTCTTTTTATGATCCATCAGACTTCGGGTTTCTTCGTGATACGAGCCAAGCGCAACTTCAACTTCAGGAGACTGTACTCTCACACCATCGACAAATCAACAGGGATTCAATGCGACCAGACCATTGTACCCCAGAACTTCTATGCTCAAAAGAACTATCCGGAAAAACTACGGAGAATCCGGTATCTCGATGTGAATACCAACAAAAGGCTGGTCTTTCTTACCAACAATTTTACGCTTCCGGCAAAAACCATTGCGGATCTCTACAAATGCCGGTGGCAAGTAGAACTCTTTTTCAAGTGGATCAAACAACATCTGAGAATCAAGGCCTTTTACGGCACCTCGGAAAATGCGATAAAAACACAAATCTGGATTGCAATTTCCATCTATGTTCTGGTAGCTATCATCAAGAAGGAGTTGAAGCTGGATCAAAGTCTCTACACAATTTTACAGGTTTTGAGCGTCACGCTTTTTGAAAAAGAACCAATTTTACAAGTACTTATGAATAATGATTACATAAACCCAAACCCTGTCCCTTCTAACCAACTGAATTTATTCGAGTAA
- a CDS encoding helix-hairpin-helix domain-containing protein translates to MNRLSKKLLIVILFLTAMLIFGGSFSSYAADLQMFSNARLVNNPANDGDSFFAEAGGKSFHVRLYFVDCPETSTSFKSDAQRVREQARHFGLTPATRTIHFGNEATTFVERILAKPFTVHTAFASAMGRSAKGRVYGFIITADGDDLASLLVKNGLARAYGMGRKTPNGIPRNEMIERLRDLETSAMLKRIGIWSESDPERIAEFRATQRSEDQELKELQSQIKKDSFSDGLIDLNTASKEKLMVINGIGPMLAERIIAGRPYKTVDDLLKVKGFGSKKLEKIRPYVVVGKE, encoded by the coding sequence ATGAATAGATTGAGTAAAAAATTGCTGATCGTAATTCTGTTCCTGACAGCAATGCTAATATTTGGGGGCAGTTTTTCATCATATGCTGCTGATTTGCAGATGTTCTCCAATGCAAGATTGGTGAATAATCCAGCAAATGATGGGGACAGCTTCTTTGCGGAAGCAGGTGGAAAATCTTTCCATGTAAGGCTTTATTTTGTTGACTGTCCTGAAACTTCTACCAGTTTTAAGAGTGATGCGCAAAGGGTACGCGAGCAAGCACGACATTTTGGACTAACCCCTGCTACACGTACCATTCATTTTGGCAATGAAGCAACAACTTTTGTTGAACGTATTCTTGCTAAACCTTTCACTGTTCATACAGCTTTTGCAAGCGCCATGGGAAGGTCAGCCAAAGGCCGTGTATATGGGTTCATCATTACAGCTGATGGAGATGACCTGGCGAGTCTGCTTGTTAAAAACGGTCTTGCTCGTGCTTACGGTATGGGCAGGAAAACGCCCAATGGTATACCACGCAACGAAATGATTGAAAGACTTCGTGATTTAGAAACTTCGGCCATGTTGAAACGTATCGGGATTTGGTCGGAAAGTGATCCGGAACGGATTGCAGAATTCCGCGCAACACAACGAAGTGAGGATCAAGAATTAAAGGAATTACAGAGTCAGATAAAAAAAGACAGCTTTTCAGATGGCTTAATTGATCTAAACACTGCCAGCAAAGAGAAACTTATGGTTATCAATGGAATCGGTCCAATGCTTGCTGAAAGAATTATAGCTGGACGCCCCTATAAAACTGTAGATGATTTGCTCAAAGTGAAGGGGTTTGGTTCAAAAAAACTTGAAAAGATTCGCCCCTATGTTGTGGTAGGTAAAGAGTAG
- a CDS encoding DUF2971 domain-containing protein yields the protein MNLKAQSLYFGSPRKFNDPFDCAITATVADPSPDQLELVKQHYLSDPSLSPPLRRQLESLPPNELRQLLVSGANKFVTDARETFLNTKGVTCFSERNDDLLMWAHYGGQYKGFCLAFKTDKDPFTKLRQVRYVDTIPRIDIVDFIVNSNHDKLLDDLYCTKSSTWKYEKEWRALHSDAGTLFGYEADALRAIYFGPDIERQALEIVCLIIQGQNPDVRFFVGKRSETEFKVEFENRTYISHVEAKLKGLV from the coding sequence ATGAACCTTAAAGCTCAATCGCTTTACTTTGGCTCTCCGCGAAAATTCAATGATCCGTTCGATTGTGCAATCACTGCAACTGTCGCGGATCCATCACCTGACCAACTTGAACTTGTCAAGCAACACTACCTGAGTGATCCGTCGCTTTCTCCGCCGTTGAGGCGGCAACTTGAGTCGTTACCGCCTAACGAACTGCGACAGCTATTAGTTAGCGGTGCCAACAAATTCGTCACTGATGCACGAGAAACATTCTTGAATACAAAAGGCGTCACTTGTTTTTCCGAGCGTAATGATGACCTTCTCATGTGGGCACACTATGGCGGTCAATACAAAGGGTTTTGTCTCGCGTTCAAGACGGACAAAGATCCATTCACAAAACTCCGCCAAGTTCGATATGTCGACACCATTCCACGCATTGACATTGTAGACTTCATCGTGAACAGCAATCACGACAAGCTGTTGGATGATCTGTATTGCACTAAATCAAGCACTTGGAAATATGAAAAAGAATGGCGTGCCCTACACTCGGATGCAGGCACACTTTTTGGGTATGAAGCGGATGCACTTAGGGCCATCTACTTCGGCCCCGACATTGAAAGGCAGGCACTCGAAATCGTGTGCCTTATCATTCAAGGTCAAAATCCGGATGTCCGGTTTTTCGTAGGCAAACGTAGCGAAACAGAATTCAAAGTAGAATTCGAGAACCGCACCTACATTTCGCACGTTGAAGCAAAACTCAAAGGGTTGGTATAA
- a CDS encoding N-6 DNA methylase, whose protein sequence is MSAPEEIHELVERFDRNIDTYRSGRYNEAQVRQEFINPFFNALGWDVYNKQGYAEAYKDVIHEDAIKIGSATKAPDYCFRIGGTRKFFLEAKKPSVDIKQETPPAYQLRRYAWSAKLPLSILTDFEELAVYDCRIKPVKTDKPSRARTLYFTYNEYIERWDEIASIFSRESVLKGSFDKYVESSRVKRGTAEVDTAFLEEIERWREVLARNIALRNPGLTRRELNFAVQRTIDRVIFLRICEDRGIEPYGQLMALRNGSHIYGRLCQMFQQADDRYNSGLFHFKKEKDRVSPPDDLTLDIAIDDKPLKDIFTNLYYPDSPYEFSVLPADILGQVYERFLGKVIRLTPGHRAIVEEKPEVKKAGGVYYTPTYIVDYIVKQTVGKLVEGKKTGSRGAVSKLKILDPACGSGSFLIGAYQYLLDWHRDQYIADDPEKWAKGRNPALYQAPGGEWKLTTAEKKRILLNNIYGVDIDTQAVEVTKLSLLLKVLEDENAETIGKQLALFQERALPDLGSNIKCGNSLIGPDFYEEQQLSLLDEEEMYRVNVFDWETEFPEIMQDGGFDAVIGNPPYGALFLNEEIEYLLKNYTSFEYQLNSFVIFMERGSSVLKRNGKISYITPAVFLAQHYFKNIRKVILENYSIENILILNYKVFKDADIGDTCIFVFNNNQSKNNIIRYAILREESEFDDIFLNERGQNDFSTNPRYEIYLSVNKNLFSKIENISISLGELANCIMGIKPYQKGKGKPKQIEQTVKNRVYDSNTKQGELYKNYLIGKDIDRYVIYPLEQRYIKYGEWLAEPRFTAPFEKSKIILRQTSDRIRAVIDQEKHYNLNNIYNVELKNTSYHYNYILGIINSKLMVYIYQKIVPEKGKLFAEIKKVNLVKLPIRTINFSDPTDIARHDRMVDLVEQMLDLKKQLAEAKVPQTKTVLQRQIENTDRQIDKLVYELYELTEDEIRIVEAS, encoded by the coding sequence ATGTCAGCTCCTGAAGAAATACATGAACTTGTTGAGCGTTTTGATCGTAATATTGATACCTATCGGTCAGGCCGGTACAATGAGGCACAGGTTCGACAGGAATTTATCAACCCCTTCTTCAATGCTCTCGGTTGGGATGTCTACAACAAACAAGGCTATGCGGAGGCATATAAGGACGTAATACATGAAGATGCCATTAAAATAGGCAGCGCCACAAAGGCCCCCGATTACTGCTTTCGCATTGGCGGAACACGTAAATTCTTTCTGGAAGCAAAGAAGCCGTCGGTCGATATCAAGCAAGAAACCCCTCCTGCTTACCAGCTTCGTCGTTACGCCTGGTCGGCCAAGCTGCCGCTCAGTATCCTTACGGATTTTGAAGAACTCGCCGTCTATGACTGCCGGATTAAACCGGTCAAGACCGACAAACCTTCCAGGGCACGTACCCTTTACTTTACTTATAATGAATATATTGAACGTTGGGATGAAATCGCCTCGATCTTCTCTCGTGAATCTGTCCTTAAAGGTTCTTTTGATAAATATGTTGAATCCAGCAGGGTAAAGCGGGGAACCGCCGAAGTTGACACTGCCTTCCTCGAAGAAATTGAGCGATGGCGCGAAGTACTTGCCCGAAATATCGCCCTGCGGAACCCCGGTCTGACGAGACGCGAGTTGAATTTTGCAGTACAGCGTACCATTGACCGCGTAATTTTTCTGCGTATCTGTGAAGACAGAGGCATTGAACCTTATGGTCAACTTATGGCTCTGCGAAACGGCAGCCATATTTACGGGCGGCTATGCCAGATGTTTCAACAGGCGGATGATCGTTATAACTCCGGCCTCTTCCATTTCAAAAAGGAAAAAGATCGCGTTTCTCCCCCTGACGACCTTACTCTTGATATCGCGATTGACGATAAACCCCTCAAGGATATTTTTACGAATCTTTACTACCCGGACAGCCCGTATGAATTTTCCGTACTGCCGGCGGATATTCTGGGGCAGGTCTATGAACGATTTCTGGGAAAAGTAATCCGTTTAACGCCGGGCCACCGTGCCATTGTCGAAGAAAAGCCGGAGGTCAAAAAGGCGGGCGGCGTGTATTACACCCCCACATATATCGTGGACTACATTGTCAAGCAGACCGTCGGCAAGCTTGTTGAAGGTAAAAAGACCGGTTCGCGTGGCGCGGTGAGTAAACTCAAAATTCTGGATCCTGCCTGCGGTTCCGGCTCGTTCCTGATCGGCGCGTATCAGTATCTCCTCGACTGGCACAGGGATCAATACATAGCCGATGACCCGGAAAAATGGGCGAAAGGTCGCAACCCCGCCCTCTACCAGGCACCCGGTGGAGAATGGAAATTGACCACGGCGGAAAAAAAGCGAATCCTCCTCAACAATATCTACGGCGTTGACATCGACACCCAGGCGGTGGAGGTCACCAAGCTCTCACTCCTTTTGAAAGTCCTGGAAGATGAAAACGCCGAAACCATCGGAAAACAGCTTGCCCTGTTTCAGGAACGGGCCCTCCCCGATCTGGGAAGCAATATCAAATGCGGCAACTCCCTCATCGGCCCTGACTTTTACGAAGAGCAGCAGTTAAGCCTCCTGGATGAAGAAGAGATGTACCGCGTCAATGTCTTTGACTGGGAAACCGAATTTCCCGAGATCATGCAGGATGGAGGTTTCGATGCGGTGATTGGGAATCCGCCGTATGGTGCTTTGTTTCTAAATGAAGAGATAGAATATTTGTTAAAAAATTATACTTCTTTTGAATACCAGTTAAATAGCTTTGTAATATTCATGGAAAGAGGTAGCAGTGTCTTAAAACGAAACGGAAAAATATCCTATATCACTCCAGCGGTATTTCTTGCCCAGCATTATTTTAAAAATATTAGAAAAGTTATTTTAGAAAATTATTCAATAGAAAATATTCTAATTCTTAATTATAAGGTTTTTAAAGACGCTGACATAGGAGACACTTGCATCTTTGTCTTCAACAATAATCAATCGAAGAATAATATTATAAGATATGCAATCTTAAGAGAGGAAAGTGAATTTGACGACATATTCCTTAATGAAAGAGGACAAAACGATTTTTCAACTAATCCTCGTTATGAAATTTATTTATCAGTAAATAAAAACTTGTTTTCCAAGATAGAAAATATTTCTATCTCTTTGGGCGAATTGGCTAATTGCATAATGGGAATAAAACCTTATCAAAAGGGCAAAGGTAAGCCTAAACAAATAGAACAAACGGTAAAGAACAGGGTTTATGATAGCAATACTAAACAAGGCGAGCTATATAAAAATTATCTAATTGGGAAAGATATAGACAGATATGTGATATATCCTTTGGAACAAAGATATATAAAATATGGTGAATGGCTTGCCGAACCAAGATTTACGGCCCCGTTTGAAAAAAGTAAAATTATTTTAAGGCAAACTTCCGATAGAATTCGAGCCGTCATAGACCAAGAAAAGCATTACAACCTAAACAATATTTATAATGTCGAATTAAAAAATACAAGTTACCATTATAACTACATTCTTGGCATAATTAATTCAAAGCTAATGGTTTACATATATCAAAAAATTGTTCCAGAAAAAGGTAAACTATTTGCTGAAATTAAAAAAGTAAATTTGGTGAAGTTGCCCATCCGCACCATCAACTTCTCCGACCCCACCGACATAGCCCGCCACGACCGGATGGTCGATCTCGTCGAGCAGATGCTTGATTTGAAAAAACAACTGGCCGAAGCCAAAGTACCTCAAACAAAAACCGTTCTCCAGCGCCAGATTGAAAACACAGACCGTCAAATTGATAAACTGGTTTATGAATTATACGAATTGACAGAAGACGAAATCAGGATCGTTGAAGCGTCGTAA
- a CDS encoding cytochrome c biogenesis protein ResB, with translation MFGTVVQQGLPLARYEALYGPKVFSLLKFFDIFDMYHSWWFTLLLILLSVNIIACTAKQIPRIIKLTLPEKNKFDDGPFGSSQINKNVQCHKSLSDLEQETTSLLKSLVSLPVQVRKDDKSYFFSEKGRYSRMGFIFIHFSILLILGGGLIGAIWGFDGQMNIVEGKTADTMFLYGGKGAKKLGFEVRCDKFKVDFYKTGQPKEYRSDLTILEDGKKVLSKAIMVNHPLIYKGFKLCQATYGIAETDNFQIVVKNEKTGKETVLTPNLMEKISLPDSKFSFAIAKFMPNYQNHGPAVLGVLIEPEKTHEMLWLFKGHNQQMKDLSFMFKDFDSRYYTGIQVSRSYGVYIVWAGCILILVGFVLSLFFTHTKVWLRISERKDGCEVKIAASVNRNRKDFEEKLEKLVMELQAE, from the coding sequence ATTTTTGGCACAGTAGTCCAGCAGGGACTACCCCTTGCAAGGTATGAGGCGCTGTATGGCCCCAAGGTATTCTCCCTTCTAAAATTCTTCGACATTTTCGACATGTACCACTCCTGGTGGTTTACTCTGCTTCTAATATTGTTATCAGTAAATATAATTGCCTGTACAGCCAAACAGATTCCACGCATTATCAAATTAACCCTCCCTGAAAAGAATAAATTTGATGACGGGCCCTTTGGTTCATCACAGATTAATAAAAATGTTCAATGTCACAAGAGTTTGTCTGACCTCGAACAGGAAACAACATCCCTGCTGAAATCGCTTGTTTCTCTGCCGGTTCAAGTAAGAAAAGATGACAAAAGCTATTTCTTTTCCGAAAAGGGCAGATATTCCAGAATGGGGTTTATTTTTATCCATTTCAGTATTCTTCTGATTCTGGGAGGCGGATTGATCGGGGCTATCTGGGGCTTTGACGGTCAGATGAATATTGTCGAAGGAAAGACTGCGGATACAATGTTCCTGTATGGTGGTAAGGGAGCAAAGAAACTCGGGTTTGAAGTCCGCTGCGACAAATTTAAAGTCGATTTTTACAAGACAGGCCAACCAAAAGAATATAGAAGTGATCTGACTATTTTAGAAGACGGAAAGAAAGTTCTTTCCAAAGCAATCATGGTAAATCATCCCCTGATCTATAAAGGGTTCAAGCTTTGCCAGGCGACTTATGGAATTGCGGAAACTGACAATTTTCAGATCGTTGTAAAAAATGAAAAGACAGGAAAAGAAACCGTATTAACACCTAACCTGATGGAAAAAATCTCTCTGCCGGACAGCAAGTTTTCATTTGCAATTGCCAAATTTATGCCCAATTATCAGAATCATGGCCCTGCTGTCCTGGGAGTCCTGATTGAACCGGAGAAGACACATGAGATGCTCTGGCTCTTCAAGGGTCATAATCAGCAAATGAAGGATTTATCCTTTATGTTTAAAGACTTTGATAGTCGTTATTATACCGGCATACAGGTGAGCAGGAGTTACGGTGTATACATTGTCTGGGCCGGCTGTATTCTTATCCTGGTCGGTTTTGTGCTGAGCCTCTTTTTCACACACACAAAAGTATGGTTACGGATTTCAGAGCGGAAAGACGGCTGTGAGGTTAAAATCGCTGCCAGTGTAAACAGGAACAGGAAAGATTTTGAAGAAAAACTGGAAAAACTCGTCATGGAATTACAGGCGGAATAG